In Sesamum indicum cultivar Zhongzhi No. 13 linkage group LG8, S_indicum_v1.0, whole genome shotgun sequence, the sequence TCACCAGCAACTTCCAGGTGTCCATTTTCAGCCCTTTTCAGCCTTTTTTCCTCTATGATTGTTCCAACAAAAGCATTAACTTTTGCTACCAATTTCTTGCTCCTCCTCCTCACTCCCTGCAAATCCAGCCACCCCAGCAATGGAAAGTGATCGCTCCAGTTGAATATCCCCAGCAATTCATACCCTTCTTTCACCAACCCCTCCAGCTCCAACCCATCATCTCCATTTCCACCATTAAAATCATAGCATTTACCGAACACACTCATCATCACATTGTTCAGCGACCCATAATGGAACACATTTTTCACCTCAACTTCACagtttttctccattttcagCATGATCTCCTCCACCATTTTCACCCCTATCTCCCTCCTGAAATCCCCGAAACTGGCTATTCTCTTGGGACTGAACAAATGGGTGGCGGAAATCCTTCTCAAATTCCTCCAGTACTCTCCATACGGCGCAAAACCCATAGCTCTATGAAACAGAAGCCCGTATGCAGATTCTTTGACGGGCCTGTCAGCAAAAGCAGAACTATTCAAAATTTCCTTAGCAGTCTCGGGATTGCTTGAAATGATGAAACGCGTGAATCCAACTGAGAACGCCATTAAAGATTCAGCTTTAAAACTTTCAGAAAGCCTGGAGAGAAGTCTATGTGTCAAGGAGCTTGTGAAGGAAAGAGCCATGCCCAGAAGAGGGAGCCCCGAGGGCCCAGGAATGGCCTCTCCGGGCCGGGCCTGAGCCTGGGCCTTGGAAAGAGCCCATGCAAGCCCACCTGGTCTCAGCCAGAAGGCGAACACAGCAATGAAGAGAAGAAAGCACAGCAGAAGCTCAAAGGACAGCACAGTTGAGGAGTAACCAGTTGATGGGATGAAGAGAAAACTGCACGCAGACGACATTTTCAGAAACTTTTGGCAGGCCTTTGATCGTAATGGTGAATGGGGAGCGGTATTGGTAGATAATGGGCAGTTATAGGATGAAAATTcggtgagagagagagagaatgggAGGAAGTGGTGGAAACAAGCAGACGAAGAGTGTGACAGAACGATATAAATAGAGGTGTGTTTGGCGTTAGAGGAAGTTAAATTAAaccaattttaatattctacCATGATTATATCGTGAGGGTAAATTAGTCAAAACCATATATCCCTAGAATTTTGCCATAAATATCATAGTTGGGTccttgtaataaaaatactaatagtCGGGCACACTCGATACAcatgttaaattatattacacacTACTCACCCCccataaatctaattaattaaataaaaaataaataattgatcagaatgtaataattcaatttatatgtttgaatagaaaataattgatggAAGAAATTGATTAAGGAGATAGTTATATCTATATTTGTACTAATAAAATGCGTCTTTTTCACTCATAAACTGTAGTTTGTGACTCAACGatactaaattttttgttgtgtcaataatatttctaaattatttttttattttttttacgaaataaaatatgttgatttatatattttattcttatttaatacatatatatatactaatataaaaaaaatcatttgcactcacaaaagaaaataattaatatcactacactaattttaaatatgacaattatactcataattttaattattttaaaaattaattataattaccctttttttaaaaaaataaaagtggcTCAACACCATTTTAACACCACtacactatatttttttattgtgtcgaTAGCACCTTAGAttagttttcatttatttcttttgaaatatgatttgttaagttatatattttataatttctatagtatattttaaaatttgaaatattatttattctatgcACACAAGGACGACTTGTCATAACAGCTagttgttaaataaataatacatactgAAAGGTATTTTAGTcgatcaatattatatatgacaaCCAAATACAGTTACTTCAGGGGGTTGAGCCTAAATAAATAGTATGAggcataattttaatttcttattgtatttatttaattaaataaaagaaaataaagataaaattgtattaacttataaaaacTGTAAAATGTAACCTAAAATAAgcatgaataaaaaaaaaacttattgatagataattaattttaaagagatTGCGGAAAAATAAGGATATTTGATGGTATTTTAATCCATACACAAGTTGTTATTATAAGCCCCTCGCACTTAATAAACTAGTCGTCGGTGTTCAtgatatgaatataaaaatacaacttgtgaaagtaaataaatatggtGTGAGGGTAAGAGAAAGAATGACGTTCGTTAGCAGAAAGAAACATGGAATGGGGcgtgagagaaaaaatatattgtaattatgcctttgttaaaaatataaaagtttggTGGGAGGAAAGTGGAGCAGTGggtcaagaaaaaaaaattataattatgaaattattaaaaaatattaaaattctatGCGGACCAGAAaaaatagggaaaaaaataaatttgaatattcaaaagttGGATtagtatgaaattataattttaggaatatttcttgtaattttgataGTGGTGTAAGGGTAGTTTGGTAAGTTAATATAATGACAACCTAATTAGTTCTTACAAGGCTTTGAGctttaataaattgtatacACTATCTATCGAAGCACACTCGATCTATGTgaataatttaacttttttatatatttatttaattatacgaaagtagaaaaaataaataaaacaatgaaatgaacctaattgataatttcttttaggttttttataaatgttaaatatatgaagataatattatttagaaaaataattaaagagatGATAATTCCGTGTAAGAATAAGTATGTTTGAGGATATTTTAGTCAATAtacattttatcaattaaaaatagttactCTAACCCCcgtatttaataaatacttaaatagTATTAGATATGTGAAGTTTTTATAAGCAGAAAATCCTCCCAAACAAGCCTTCTAAAACAGAAGTTCAGGGGTCGAATTCTCTTCTCTTTAACAAACTTCAGAGGttcatattgttatttattttattttaatttaaagggAGTGTTTGGTTGGTAGTATTTTAATAGGAGaatttattgcatttaatcctaaTAAATCCACACGACACATATttgtctaaaaaaaatttgaattttcaatcaaaatttttgttgttattagCACTTTTCGACCCTGAAATTTTTGATATGAGACCACTTAAGGGTAACTTAATGTAATTATCGATAATAGAGGGGTAGTTTgcgtattttttaaagtttgtgtattttttaaaaaatattattataaatatcccattaatttatttttcaggtCCGAATTGAAACTCGAAGTTGACTAGAATGAAATAGGAATTTTTCGTAGGGATGCATGCCATTGCCACGAGGatgaaatttaacaaaaatttgaaaattgtgtTCA encodes:
- the LOC105168878 gene encoding cytochrome P450 78A5 encodes the protein MSSACSFLFIPSTGYSSTVLSFELLLCFLLFIAVFAFWLRPGGLAWALSKAQAQARPGEAIPGPSGLPLLGMALSFTSSLTHRLLSRLSESFKAESLMAFSVGFTRFIISSNPETAKEILNSSAFADRPVKESAYGLLFHRAMGFAPYGEYWRNLRRISATHLFSPKRIASFGDFRREIGVKMVEEIMLKMEKNCEVEVKNVFHYGSLNNVMMSVFGKCYDFNGGNGDDGLELEGLVKEGYELLGIFNWSDHFPLLGWLDLQGVRRRSKKLVAKVNAFVGTIIEEKRLKRAENGHLEVAGDQHSHDFVDVLLDLENENRLSDSDMIAVLWEMIFRGTDTVAILLEWILARMILHPEIQAKAQDEIDSVIGTNNRPVSDSDLPNLPYLQAIVKESLRMHPPGPLLSWARLAIHDTCVGPYFVPAGTTAMVNMWAITHDGKVWPEPGKFRPERFLEDDVAIMGSDLRLAPFGSGRRVCPGKAMGLATVQLWLAQLLHNFKWTASHNNHAVDLSECLKLSMEMKQPLVCKAFPRISSTNQERVSDFGGFGC